The genome window AAATTTTGTTGGAAGGCTTGTATAGGTGGATGTTGACATTTCTAATGATGATCCCACAAGTTTCTGGTGACACAAGGCAGAGTTACCAAACAtgcctttcattttttttttttttgggttcatattatttccttttattacttgtatttttctttgattgaaAAGTTACACATGTACCAAGTGGGTCTTAAAGCAATGATTTTATCCTCCACCTTATTCTTAAGGGGGAGGAGATTCCAACTGAAGGAAAGGTGAAAGACAAAAAGGCTCCTCTTCAACCATTGAAAAGCAAAAACCAAATggtaccaaaaataatataatctaatttaCTATAGTAAAGAAATTAAACTGTAATCAGtaataagagaatcaaaatatTATCTGTTGCTCAAATCCTAATGTCTTTTGCATGAACTTGCAATTAACAGATGCTGCATGTTTCATTTAAATTCAATACATACTActacttttaaaagaaaaataatgaaattgtcATATATCTTCCAAtagtgaagaaaagagaaaaagacgATAAAATTTGCCGAGTTTTTGGAGGAAATAGAAATGAACAACATGAAATACTTACATCTTCAGCAATTGTTACTATATTTGGATGAAGAACATGCAGTATCTCATTTGCCAAAATAAGGTATAATAATGCATCCCTGTCAACATATTGATTACAGTATCTGCAATAGAACAGAGTCTACCATCAAATAAAATGTGAACTAGCTTTAATTATGACTGTATGGGACCAAAGAATGAAACAGGCCTGGATTAAAGAATAATTGTGAGGTTGAGTACATGGTATTAAAGTAAAATCATATAACATCACATTTAGTTAACATTTAAAatcttcattttaaattttagtccTCATTGACGATACATCtgtaaacaatttaattatttttttgtgttagtCAATGCAATGTAGACAGCATATGCTAGGAGAACAAatgtatatcttttttttttgttggtctaCATTAAGCAGGGCGACATGTGCCTTGGGGATTCAAACCTTGACTCTCCCTAAGGGGAGGGCTGGAGATACCATTCAAGCTAAGAGGCATGGTGGTAAGTTTATATCTTTGTTATGTACATAATATAACAGTAGAAAGcataaaaatatagtttaaagTTAAGCTTAGTttttagagtaaaaaaaatgacttaATTTGATGTGGTAAGATGTGGATAATGAAAAAGTCTCAACAAAAGCCTTACTCCTCCAAGTCACCGGTAAAAGAAGCAAAACCATTGTGCGTATACATCATTGATGAGAGTGAATGGAACTGGAAGCCATCAATTTGATACTCCACAACCCACCTGTTCAAACACCATTGTGTAAGCAATACCAACCTATCCACCCAAAGGGGCAGGCCAGGACAGAAACTATTATAGTTCCCCAAAAATAAACTAACAGCAGCTATATGAGCACATACCTATAGGTACAAAAGGAAGAATGGTGCAACCAATCAAGtccattaattttaaaaattaaaatatttaatgactGTTTCTGCTTTGCAGTTACCAGTTCAGGTTTGAGAGAAGAAAATGCAGCACATCAGGATCACCGTATTTGAACATTCTGGTACCCCAGTATTTGTGATGCCCTCGTTTACCTATTGAAGTAGGAAAAGTTGAATGCAGAGTAAATGGTATGTGAACTAAAGAAAAAAGGTCAATCGAGCAGTTTGTAAACTCATTGCACTAAGTTTGACTCTTTCAATTGTAcaacaaaaacattataaagGATGCTTGTTTACGATGACACAAAAAGATGAAAACTGGCTCAGATTGATATATGAAATCCAAACATGTGGTTCATGAGCACACACTGCATGGGTGACAGTAACAACATACTCAGATCTTCAAAGAAAATACATTGAAACTTCTTAGGaagataattacaaaaatgaacTCAATGCATGCAAGGTTTTAAACTCTTTATTTCTATTCTTTAAAATGGTTCTGCTTATGTATACTCCAAGTCTCCTACTAACAAAGAAGATGGGTTATCTCATTAACAGGACCAATCCTCTTTTCTTCCGTAGTAAGTTACAAACCAACCTCTCTAGTCCCTACAGACATCTCTCTCTTGCTTTCTCCAACCAACCGAATATGGATGCATATTATGTTCAAAGCACTCTTTCTTTTAGCTACAAAATGATTTCACAAGGCATCTGCTTCAACAGCTGAAGCTAGAAATGGAATATTGTAGGTTTGACTGCATTTGCTCTTCAGCAAATGAATGCCTAACACGTAATGGACTGGGACAGCCACATTTTGAAAGCCTGATAAATATTATCTCAAATGCATGACAACACACGCCTCAGGAATGTTTTTTAAGAGACCAAGTGAAAATTATACAGAATTCCaatcttccccccccccccccccccccccaagttTATGAGATAGGTTACAGACAAGCTGATAAAGTAGAGCAGCAAGGCAAGCAGAAAGGACCAACTCAGAGGAGAGACCTCGTGTCTTAGAAAAGTAGGCACAAGGAGTTTGTGCATATACCAGTATGAAAGTAACAGTCATTTGATCCATCAAATAGTGACAGTCCAACCATCTCATCTGCAGCTGAGTAGGAATGGACAATGTCTAAGAAAACCAGCAGTCCTAGTCCTGTAAAATGTAGGATGTAATTAACaatatgtaaattttattatcaGCAACAAACGAAAAACAATAAGctgaaatttttgttaagaatacatatttttatgtaaaaatagaaatgcTGTTTATGCATAAATGCTGCTTGATGAGACATTTggattttaaagaaaattttttttcaaagaggTTTAATTAATTCTCATATTACCCAGTGCTAGTTCTGTTTGtgaattatttttcctttcatataaGCAGTGTATGTCCATACATTATAAGCACCTTATTACACTTTTGCTTAATCATCTTTTCCTCAGACCAACCTTAATAATGTTACAATACAAAAAAGAACTATAACGCAAGATGTATTTCTCACATAAGCTATTAAGATGAGCAAAAACTCATTCATCCATATGAAAAGAACCAATGAAATCTTTAATAaaatactagcctcatcacacacgCGAAGCGCGTGTGTGatgaggctctttttttttttttaagtggtcatagcaaaaaaaaaaaaaaaatctgttttttatttatttattttatatataatttttattttgagaatctaatttataagtggataaaaaaaaattgaaaatcaatagGAGAGTAACCCTATTTTTTAAGCAATGTTTTAGTGAGAGTTAGTATTGTATTTTTACCGGattgtcctttaattttgtctctacttaaacatagggatGTACGGAtattttagaacaaaaaaaatccggTCCAAACAAgggaaaccccttaaatagtagtatagaaaaAGACATCAGATAAAGAATGAAAACCATGTGCTTCATCTACCAAGCGCTTGAAATCATCAGGAGTGCCATATCGGCTGCTAACAGCATAGAAATTAGTAACCTGCATTGTGACAGAGAAGTCTGATTACATTTAAAGGAAGACATAATAAAATGCACTTAGtagaaataataatgaaaagaaattaagaaaatccAAATTCTCAAATTGAGACTGTTTCTAGAGATCATTATCAGTTAAGTGCTGATAAAAACAAgcgaaaaacacaaaaataagcCACCATGCATGTGACATTACTTTTTACAGAAATAacgataaaaaataaaactgaaaaaaatagaagtcACTAAAGCAACCAAACATTCAGTGCCGGGCTTTTATCACCcactttataattttgttattgacATTATTTCTTATTGCCATGTcgtattttaatttatttcttgtCCAATCTAAAATGTTAAGGCAGGTTGAAATATTTACCGGAtactacttataaaaaatatatatacatgcataaACCGGATACCAGACCAAGTTGCACTTGCACAAATCTTGAAAGTATGGATCAGACTCTTGTAAACACAGaaactatataattaatttaccAATCAGAAGCCTCTGCTAATcaacataagaaaaaaagacaGCACAATTTCCAATGTCGGCACTTTAGGGAACTCATAGAGATATATGCATTAGCAAAATGTTTATACTTAATAATGGACAGGGAAAGGGGAAAAGAATGTTCAACTCACTCTATAACCAACAGTAAAATAATCTTTGTGCTCAACAACTCCAAACAACTGGATTGCATTGTAGCCAGCTTCTTTTACATGCGGAAGGACCTGTATTGAAAAAAGTAGTGCAAAGCTGAAGAAATTGAATGTGATACCACTGTATTGAAGGAATATTTTAAGATAGCAAAAAGCAAGGAGTTACCTTTTCTGTAAAATCATTAAAAGAAGATACTTTTGGCTCTGATCCACTAATTCCAACATGGCATTCATATATGCGCAAGGACTTTGGCACTTTTGGGGGTGTGTTTTTCCACTTGTATGCAGATTCAGGTGGTGGTTCCCAGTGGACCGCAAAACCTTGCTTTCCATCTATATCTGAATATAACCAACAAAGTTTAGATGAAGTAGATACAATACAACATGCCAAAGCttgtaaaatattattgtaaaataattggaaggaaaataaaagtgtaAGATTGCTAGaaaaatactcctaaaaaaGGTAGTAGCCACTAGAGTTTCAATTAGGCAGGGTACTCTACGTATGTCCTATGTATGCATTAAAAAATAGTTACTAGCCCTGTATATGCAAGTGGAGAACCTAAAAGGAATCACTACTAAAAAAACTCATACCAAAACCTTAAGTGCAATCCATACATAAACATATACATAGATCAGTCCATACATAAATACATAGATACATAGATGCAAATATACGTATCTAAAACATAGATATATACCATATATACTATAGAGAATGTGATGTGGGACAatcaagagaaaataaaagaacaagagaTAAACCCGAAGAATCAGCACCTAGGGCTTGCCTAGAATTAGTACCAAGCAAGAAACTTAGGCATCAACACCTAAGGTGTTAGGAATCAGCACCCAACATATTGGAAAATCTCCAATCTGAAATTTCATTAATCAATTGTCTTTCCAAAAATACAACCGTCTAGACGGAGGGTTTAGGAATAAAAGATAATCATATCTAAAACTGAAACAAATCTCGAGACTAATCCCTATCTAAACTCAAATCTAATCCCTATCTGAATACAAAAACGAAATTCTACAATGATTCATTCTCCTatgagataaagaaaaaaaattctaaaataattttggttttggtcATTTGCTCGATGAATTTATCTTCATTACTTATGAATTGATGTTTAATTGTACAAGCAAAAGAGACAAGAAATCATGCAAGAGGACCTGTTTCCAACAACAATACAATGAGCAAAAGACTTCTGGCAGATGCCAATTACCTGGTTGCACATAAGTAGCCCAAGCAGGCACCCGTTCCAATGGCCCACTAGGAGTGTTAAAATACACCCTGTATTTGCTGCCATGAGGAATACCTGGAGTGTACTTTTTCAACCATGCCTTCCTTCCTTTACGTGTCTCTAACCAGTATTCCAAGGGAGGCTTCTTAGCAAAAACTTTCTTCACCCATTCAGGACTGCTAACCACATTAAATATGTCATACTCTTTTCCTTGATCAATCACATCATAAGGAGGTAAGTTACTAGGTGGGTCATTTTTATGCTGCTCTTTCCATGCCTTGTATCTTGTTTCTGGATCGGGTATTTCTTCCAGTTCCTCTAAAGTTTGGGGTCCATTAGGACCAAATAGTTGCTCATATAACTTTGCTGGCACCTCAAAACGGTTATTAACAAATCGGTCCTCTCCAGGTTCCCAGTAATCATCATTTGATTTCTTGAAGATCTCATCAATTGAGACACCACTGTCACCTTTATCATAGTCATCAACATAGTTATACTGTTGAAAATAGAGTTCATCTGGTTTTTCTCCCTCCCTCAACTTATCTTCAAGAATAATAAACCAGTATCCAAAATCATCATGGCCAAAAAAACCCTCTCTTGCAGCATTTTCAGTTGGTGACCAGCCATTGAAATCACCAATCAGCGCACAATAGCGAGCACCTGAATTCAAGATGCTTGATTAACAGCATATAACTTAGGACAAATAGGAATGTAGGCAAAatggaaacttttttttcttttcttttaataaacaTACAAAATGGAAGTCAGCTCTAAGGGAAACATTGAGGTAGGAAACTCTCATGTATGGTTGTAATGGAAGGAATATACCTGCCTATTCCAAACAGGGAGAACAAGTCATTTGACAGTGAAACCAAATTGATAATGTCCATTGTATCAAGTTCCAATCTTGATCCAAAAAAAGTGTGACTAGTAATAACTACTCATTCTAAATACAGGATTAGGCTAGGAGTTCACATATGTTTCaggaagaagaaaggaaatgCTAATTCAAGAAGGGAGCTGAAGAAGAGAAAAGTTCAGGGGAGGATTAATGTCAAAACTCTCAACCATCTTTTTTTTGACCATATAAGTAGCTACGTAATTTGAAAATCAggtaaaagaggaaaaaaataaaaataaaaaagagataccaaaataaaaaactaaaatcctGTAATAGTGAGGGACTCCATTTATCAGAATTAGGCACATATTGGGGCTAGAAGTTTGCAGAAAGTTAATTAAACATTTGAGAACCCTGTCAAGCAGGAGAAGAAACATTTGAGCATAGAGTCAAACCTGGAGCCCATTCCATATAATCCACCCGATGTTCGAAGTGACGATGCATACCCAATATTTCAAATCTAGACAACAAAACCAAGAACAACCAAACTCAGCTAAAGAAAACCTCAATCCCCACCAAAAGCATAATCAGCATATGAATCCCTTATAACCCAaaagataccaaaaaaaaaaaaaaaaattgcatacaaaTCAGAACTATAACatcaacattttcacaaaaatattcAGCATGATGGTTGAGCCATTCCAAATACAGATCCTCTTCAATAATAAGCTTAGATTTCAATAAGCTATAAGTCCTACCCATCAAACTCAAACTATAGCTCACAATCAGGAGATTGATAAAAAATTGGAGTTGAATTCAATAGGACTAACCCAGAAGCCATGTCCCTGAGATTGATGTGACGGTTGAAAATTTCATCTTTAAGGTCCTTCAACGCTTTATGTCTGCATAGTTCAATTAAAACATGTAATGCAATATAATCACAatataacaaacaaaaagacttaaaaaaaaaaaaaaaaaaaccccaactTCATTTCTTTCCCACACTTTCCCATCAACCAAACACACCATCTCACTTTATACTTATTCTCATTCTCTTCTATTTCTACATACTTCAAATGAAACAGCATGTAACACACTATAATCgcaatataaaaacaaaattatgacTTAAAAGAATCCCAACTTTATTTCTCATTCCCTCACTTTCTCATCAACCAAACACACCCATCTCACTTTCTACTTATTCTCATTCTCTTCTATTTCTACATACTTTAATAAAACAACATGTAACATACTAaaatcataatataaaaaacaaaattatgacttaaaaaaaaaaatcccaacttTCTTTCTCCTTCACATACTTTCTCATCAACCAAATACACCCATCTCACTTTCTACTTATTCTCATTCTCTTCTATTTCTACATACTTCAATTAATGCAACATActataatcataaaaaaaaaaaacaaaattatgacttaaaaaaaaatcccaacttTCTTTCCCCTTCACATACTTTCTCTTCAACCAAACACTCCATTTCactttctacttttttttcttaaaaaaaaaaaaaaaaatagtatttgtaCCTTTCACGGAGGAAAATAGCAAATGCTTTATGGGAAATGCCGTGTTTGGTGAGGAACCCAACTGGGTCAACTCCTTTCTCGCTTTCtgtctcattcttcttcttcttcttgggttgttgttgttgttgtggttgcTCTGTGGCTGAGCATATGATCTTTATGTTTCTGGGAAAAGTGAGTCTCTGGGGGGGTCTGTGTTGGGATTGGAATTGGATGGAGGGGCTATTTGGGTAGAGGAAAATTTTGGTTGGGAGAGAAAGTGAAGCCATCGGATAAGAGTAGGAGTGTTAGCTGTAGTTGTTGAAGCTCtcagagagtgagagagagagagagagagagagtgactgAGTGAAAGGGGAGGGGTTTTAGGATAAGAAGGCGGGTACAATGTCTAAAAGGAATGCTTTGAAGTGAGAGGTTTATGAGTTGACTCAGTGAAAGAAACGAATCAAACAATCGCTGACTCGTTTGCAACtgtaagaattatttttttgaattttaaactgTTCCTATATCCATTTACACTAATTTTTATTGGACggagaattttgaaaatcaaattatcaaactATTGAAGTGCATATTATAAAAAAGTATGttaattttggtttaaattgaatatttttttactattcgataatattttaacataaaaacttaaaatttaaaacatagtttttaatatttgattttttttttttaaattttacaagtataaagacgcaattcaataattaactttttaaaatacacgttcaataaaaaaatatatgaagatttTAAAGAGTTTATTTGGAGAGAagtattttccaaaattttaaaaagtttattaCTTTTACCATTGATTATAATCTAattcttattattataaaaaagaagatttttttttttttttttttacatcacaTTTTTTCTTAGATACATGTAGGTTTTAACTTATAAGTATACATTCTTGCTTTagttaaaaaactgaaaaacaaaaacaaaagattttcatttttattttttctaaaccaTATGAGTAAACCAACATCTGAGTAAAAGGGCATTACATTTTTCTGTTTAATTACAAATGTGaaacaaatctttttttcttttttttgagaaacaaatgtgAACGAATCATTTGAAGAGAGTTAATGGATGgcattttttaattggtaatgaACAAAATAATTAGAATAAAAGTCCTGACAaagttaattaaataattgatGTGCAAGACACTGActtaatcattattattattttttggtaaataactTAATCATGATATCAAAGAGTCAATGAGCCAAAAATATAAGAAGTTGGATAGGTAATCACTTTGATTTACGTAAAAAATGACATACAGGTAAAAGgtacaattctttttctttttctttttgtgctaGACCAACAAATTTGAATACATAATTACATAAAGCAAGAGCATGAATTCCCATTTTTGTCCTGAAGCAACAGTATGCATCTTGAAGATGCTAATTTGGTTGTTTCTTGGCATACTCCCTCGGGCCAAATATGGTTGATCCGACTCTCACATTGGTACTGCCCATTTCAATCTGCAGGTATCAGAAAGCCCCATTATCAACGGCAAGATCTCTTTAGTGATGCTCCATCCTTGATAAGGATATGAGCtaaggcataaaaaaaaaatctacaagaTGCAATAAGAAGTTAAGAACAAGAAATACATTATTACAATGTTACAAGACTTTGAGAATTATGTAAAATTCGGTTGTAAGGTACTAtaattgccaatttttttagAGACAATCCCTGATCATTTTTTACTCCCTAGCAATTCTGAAGTGCTTTGCTAGTGTTTTCCAAACAATTACCATAAAAAGCCTGCAGCTTAATCCCTCCTTGTAAACCCATTTCTTACCAACACATTATCCATCCAGCCAGTGATAAAATTTCTAGCTAACCACAGTGCAGTCCAGTGATGGTTTCGGACAGCAATATGCTTAAGGATTAAAATGTTCAGGAATTACTGTCATAATAGCTCGCaatccaaaaataaagaaaattgaagtttattgctatattttattaagaattCATTTGACAAAAGCACAAGGTAGCCCTTACCGCTAGCTCAAAGTCACCTGACATGCCCATTGACAACTCACATTGCTCCTCCGCTATTCCAAGTGCCTTGCAAACCTCAATTCTACAGTTTGATAGCGTCTAATGCATCACAACACAAAAGCTAATGCCTCAGTAtattaacttaaaataaaaaatgcagagaaaagaaaagtagaaaaagaataaagacAATTTCTAAGATAGTAATGCAGCAACATTacatgaaaaaagaataaaagaaatcttataagagAA of Quercus lobata isolate SW786 chromosome 8, ValleyOak3.0 Primary Assembly, whole genome shotgun sequence contains these proteins:
- the LOC115956094 gene encoding 1,4-alpha-glucan-branching enzyme 3, chloroplastic/amyloplastic-like yields the protein MASLSLPTKIFLYPNSPSIQFQSQHRPPQRLTFPRNIKIICSATEQPQQQQQPKKKKKNETESEKGVDPVGFLTKHGISHKAFAIFLRERHKALKDLKDEIFNRHINLRDMASGFEILGMHRHFEHRVDYMEWAPGARYCALIGDFNGWSPTENAAREGFFGHDDFGYWFIILEDKLREGEKPDELYFQQYNYVDDYDKGDSGVSIDEIFKKSNDDYWEPGEDRFVNNRFEVPAKLYEQLFGPNGPQTLEELEEIPDPETRYKAWKEQHKNDPPSNLPPYDVIDQGKEYDIFNVVSSPEWVKKVFAKKPPLEYWLETRKGRKAWLKKYTPGIPHGSKYRVYFNTPSGPLERVPAWATYVQPDIDGKQGFAVHWEPPPESAYKWKNTPPKVPKSLRIYECHVGISGSEPKVSSFNDFTEKVLPHVKEAGYNAIQLFGVVEHKDYFTVGYRVTNFYAVSSRYGTPDDFKRLVDEAHGLGLLVFLDIVHSYSAADEMVGLSLFDGSNDCYFHTGKRGHHKYWGTRMFKYGDPDVLHFLLSNLNWWVVEYQIDGFQFHSLSSMMYTHNGFASFTGDLEEYCNQYVDRDALLYLILANEILHVLHPNIVTIAEDATFYPGLCEPTSQGGLGFDYYVNLSVSEMWSSFLENVPDHEWSMSKIVSTLMGNKQHADKMLMYAENHNQSISGGKSFAEILFGESREDSQGLKQSLLRGCSLHKMIKLITFTIGGRAYMNFMGNEFGHPERVEFPMASNKLSFQLAKRRWDLLEKGMHRDLFSFDKDLMKLDENERILSRGLPNIHHVNDTTMVISYLRGPLLFIFNFHPTDSYEQYNVGVEEAGEYQVVLNTDETKFGGQGLIKDNQYLRRTISRRVDGLRNCLEVCLPSRTAQVYKLSRILRI